A portion of the Naumovozyma castellii chromosome 2, complete genome genome contains these proteins:
- the CSF1 gene encoding Csf1p (ancestral locus Anc_8.260), whose product MDAVSQFQGVPLTRQRNFSWIFLVTWILTVILSLSFIFYLGRTIAYIITFILEWLLWKHAKVKVNIQSLRISLLGGRIFFKNVTIIHKDSTISILEGNITWRYWLFNTRKPEFQEASVDETQTKPTSIKNWQLPCRFVVNLEGLEIFLYNKTVAYDNIIQMFSKEERFQFEKFLNEQILSDSATVKSMDDSQFDTSESTSTDKSESSATNDRVFQEEETDTSSFLRFLPIQFLVTRGSLILGNKFTPSLLIVSADSADALMDFAQPKEKLDLYKFKLSAELINTEATLKQNIGFDEDVSMKFKLDRGKVSEVWNHFTRMLGILYKPLRFTHMHRRKNEHEDKFQAKWRGLALYKGTGLGERRNDIDDIEFDFANHEYAKFSSILKSPKVTFTSQHDMPGIVPHGAHPTISVLDGPDVGNSGAPPDYSLDIQIFGGSVCFGPWAQRQADHLWKLLSPVVSRTAKPVKRLTPGCRRIYTYGQVLVTIMDDATWRIPTRESSKDFEFLQHYRETNGEYRPFGWIDLKFSKETTVNTTFALCPTVDGFKNNIKIHLTENETRSSVNHDILLKCKYFDFDIDTSFPLGWNDEATWTINLNSSQMEAFILREHITLIADTLTDFSSGEPTPYELFRPFIYSINWKIDGYSLYLNVNDHNIVNNPLDFNENCYLSFHGDELSLDFLIPKTSITARHTDISYTIKTPMFRLLLNTPPWNTLNEFMKHKEVGRSYDFKVVGSYLIYSDLDIDNVDTIMMDCTSKGTTLQCYGFVVRYLINVKMNYFGDFFHFVTSEEYTGAIRANEDDMQYASESDDDRSSISSFDTMQGNDAPGRRRLHTELQRSDLKRTTNETDLWFTFTVWEGALLLPETIYNCDPCVGLHFGELVIDLRSCNYYMDLLANMNDVSIKRYVSKHPHEIFEAIHKNNGEEYHTHGSLSSLTIHGHRMYGLPPMEPTYFCQWDFDLGTLDIASDIEFLRGFFSSFTRIGFGYVDLENILLYEKETYDDMTSVTVNLEKLSVMLQEPKLNMYASFDLNNLYFTFIDFENEKYSTRLDLIIPTLEFSLFIKEEDGTTKKLFTLETKVKITNFVQSQDFDEHRKTQREYIKLHDAPYHRCSFILPQEYQDAEQYQELFGAIAPSSSLPPLPVPLIPSTTDFIIEDLLGEFQDLLETSSPFRMPFSDQDYATDVSDDETEEDIDPLEFNTPSEAIQNDKCERDSFIIDVSFISIEICPDILDSIGTFLMLFSTENIVQIIDDIEIATVNRLSNLREGAFKLTNVKINILYLDLFWGSRTDTGVGIYLDRIDFAMCEKTVEENKEKKLIELTVLNKIRSVRGTVNQTAANSKNEERPPALSLVIEGWEIWSSTVEDQVNSLNILSTDITVDEAQLEWLFGYFDNQGLQIQDMIKTSDTIQKRKIESRKELISSLTAASEYYQISHDPYVITKPAFITRLSRGHVRENRSWKIITRLRHILTYLPEDWHSTINRSLTQSKTAATTQDAKGIFISVFSNWRNWEFSDIARSYIYRKLFLNQHSNQEIHTTKKSITIKIASFFVTVYSAGYEVEHNFIITRTNLLLETNSPTSDSSLSRETIFNITGTLGTAKGKLSDKIIMIKNLLPSLKITDGGKSKETFDFVKSFKLNTLILCERGELQIDIGNTRLVSRVFGARLSMLWESPKDLTSQAVSLAVYTQRAEIHLKHINATLAEIQIRDFSLIVTTESWSYKPTILVNSQCSDLHLMAMTATDILVASIKEIMENIHRIEQDLLAGTRAEKITKVESHGPKPKVNTILTCFFTNISFELMPISPFFIRHEAKQLDIYFNRFGSNEILLSVWDADIYLTSHLTKQQYFRFSFGDLQLKGNMVNDPYHINLYLSASILKLTVSDVQKLIPSFLQDEKILTESIEDFITLDLFGLSKNQKSKPEKDNNKFSWSIDTNINYFGLLAPIGSAYFLFELRMLLASLTKMGSDIPNQSDISGQFSVENVLFFIKERALPVRLSKLLDFSIKVSALQKKKNTSNTYQIESSHFRVCLSPESLVRLLWATNQVSTSIQYYKDHHVDNKWDLRSKLNNIPKAPDLPLNVPSFHILSYNFCVGWLFSVDSKSEPGLILGYNRLFSAYEKNLGKLTLVDVFFSIANGNSSDNFFSEGKEKDKYNRSYLPNMQISYWFKDAGTMRDLFVRFHGEALDVTFLSSYLDVIESALTSVQTFQELKKDLIPGLPKKQKVNDDKTLELNTLSPFLANIRSISCQFKYDGGVFKIFSLEDAETQSEPSFEVNSPNVVIDLNYKHLENRTKQHWIRSLIKINSTHNILYAKCAPLLSDFFERIQGMVKKHSSSEESTLSKPSSQNLDYKRLLDSFDIALKITSAKQQLSLSCEPKAKVQADIGFQSFIFTVTTNDLDAAEPLSFSLSVEKTEASIKHIFSRETSTSIGVDFVDVTLMFTHPDVINVHGTALISNINLFFNVKQLQNLYLFLDIWRLSDLLKSKPANDIVKAKTDSSLSIAQLSDPESIIPWCFTLIFTNVKGDVDLGPSLGVISVQLKRTWFATDHYKNMRKVLHAFTDGTSLSSKGRLSGIFELKGASWISEVNWPTDTTINAHPLVSITMNIDEISTKAAFDYHMFLIGAINNTRVHLHSEKDVNGVMPDLLKVTFLCESITLCSTALVAANILDIYNTAMRMRQDNKISYIETLRESNEAESKPPINYTDILRSLNLLQTDVSVDIYTLNIQISPITLFDVEVLVITIESISARSETHSGKKLMTELEMQVYDASVSLSTSKEEMDEATVSKISVKNYLQYASKIVGGTIIEIPKLLVSMTTFQEEKSDILEYLYTCVFDDKLSVRWNLGPINFIKEMWTTHIRAIAVRRSQVVGVLDGQSEEDVEKRIKEEENFSRFKYVALEPPRIDMPQIRDLGDATPPMEWFGVNRKRFPAFTHQTAVFLVQKLVYSAEREYANILGSS is encoded by the coding sequence ATGGATGCAGTCTCACAATTTCAAGGCGTCCCACTCACAAGACAACGAAACTTCAGTTGGATTTTCCTAGTCACATGGATCCTCACAGTCATTCTTTCACTATCTTTCATATTCTACTTGGGGAGAACAATAGCATATATCATAACATTCATCCTAGAATGGCTCCTGTGGAAACATGCCAAAGTGAAAGTTAACATACAGTCCCTAAGAATATCACTATTGGGTGGTAgaatattcttcaagaacGTCACCATAATACATAAGGATTCTACGATATCCATATTAGAGGGAAATATTACATGGAGGTATTGGCTCTTCAATACAAGAAAGCCTGAATTTCAAGAGGCCTCTGTGGATGAAACTCAGACCAAACCTACAAGTATTAAGAATTGGCAGTTACCATGTAGGTTTGTTGTAAATTTGGAAGGTTTAGAAATATTCCTTTATAATAAGACTGTCGCTTACGAtaatataattcaaatgtttTCCAAAGAGGAGAggtttcaatttgaaaaattcttgaatgaaCAGATACTTTCAGATTCTGCCACGGTGAAGAGTATGGATGATTCTCAATTCGATACATCAGAATCAACATCTACAGATAAATCAGAATCATCTGCTACCAATGATAGAGTGTTtcaagaggaagaaacGGATACGTCATCATTTCTGAGATTTTTACCAATACAATTCTTAGTTACTCGTGGTTCTTTAATCTTGGGGAATAAATTCACTCCATCTCTATTGATAGTTAGTGCTGATAGTGCTGATGCATTGATGGATTTTGCTCAACCAAAGGAAAAGTTGGATTTATATAAATTCAAACTAAGCGCAGAGCTTATTAATACAGAGGCCACCCTTAAGCAAAACATAggatttgatgaagatgtaTCGATGAAATTTAAACTAGATAGAGGGAAAGTCTCGGAAGTTTGGAACCACTTCACACGTATGCTGGGCATACTTTATAAACCTTTGAGATTTACACACATGCATAGAAGGAAAAATGAACATGAGGATAAATTCCAAGCCAAATGGAGAGGGCTAGCACTCTACAAGGGAACAGGATTAGGTGAGAGACGAAATGATATAGATGATATAGAATTTGATTTTGCCAACCACGAATACGCTAAGTTTAGCAGTATCTTAAAATCTCCCAAGGTAACATTTACATCCCAACATGATATGCCAGGAATAGTACCTCATGGAGCTCATCCAACAATTTCAGTATTAGATGGTCCTGATGTTGGAAATAGTGGTGCTCCACCAGACTATAGTCTAGATATCCAGATATTTGGTGGATCCGTCTGCTTTGGTCCGTGGGCGCAAAGACAAGCAGATCATTTATGGAAACTACTATCACCAGTCGTTTCACGAACAGCTAAACCAGTTAAGAGACTAACGCCTGGGTGCAGGAGAATTTATACATATGGTCAAGTGTTAGTTACTATAATGGATGACGCCACATGGAGAATACCGACCAGAGAATCAAGtaaagattttgaatttttacAACATTATAGAGAAACGAACGGAGAGTATAGACCATTCGGGTGGATAgatttaaaattttctaaGGAAACCACAGTTAACACGACATTTGCACTGTGCCCCACAGTCGATGGATTTAAgaataatataaaaatacATTTAACGGAAAATGAAACCAGATCAAGTGTTAATCACGACATTCTTTTGAAgtgtaaatattttgatttcgATATCGATACAAGTTTCCCTTTGGGATGGAATGATGAGGCGACCTGGACTATCAATTTAAACTCATCACAAATGGAAGCATTTATTCTACGTGAACATATTACTCTGATTGCAGATACCCTTACAGATTTCTCTTCTGGAGAACCCACCCCTTACGAGCTTTTCAGGCCATTTATTTATAGCATAAACTGGAAAATAGATGGCTACTCATTGTATCTAAACGTTAATGACCATAATATTGTTAATAATCCACTagattttaatgaaaattgtTATTTATCGTTCCATGGTGATGAACTAAGTTTAGATTTCTTAATTCCTAAAACGAGTATTACAGCAAGACACACAGATATATCATATACAATAAAGACTCCAATGTTTCGATTATTGCTTAATACACCTCCTTGGAACACACTGAACGAATTTATGAAACATAAAGAGGTAGGACGGTCATACGATTTTAAAGTAGTCGGCTCATACCTAATTTATTCTGACTTAGATATTGATAATGTAGATACTATCATGATGGACTGTACAAGTAAAGGAACTACTCTTCAATGCTATGGGTTTGTTGTCAGATATCTTATTAACGTTAAGATGAACTATTTTGGTgattttttccatttcgTCACTTCAGAAGAATATACTGGTGCTATCAGAgcaaatgaagatgatatgCAATATGCTTCTGAGTCTGATGATGATagatcatcaatatcaagTTTCGATACCATGCAGGGGAATGATGCCCCAGGTCGAAGACGATTACATACTGAACTACAAAGATCTGACCTAAAAAGAACCACCAATGAAACTGATCTTTGGTTTACCTTTACAGTATGGGAAGGGGCTCTGCTTCTTCCTGAGACAATTTACAATTGTGACCCATGTGTTGGGTTACATTTTGGTGAATTAGTAATAGATTTGAGAAGCTGTAATTATTATATGGATCTATTGGCCAATATGAACGACGTTTCCATAAAGAGATACGTATCTAAGCATCCGCATGAGATATTTGAGGCAATTCATAAAAACAACGGAGAAGAGTATCATACACATGGTTCACTATCAAGTTTAACAATACATGGACATAGGATGTACGGGTTACCTCCCATGGAGCCAACGTATTTTTGTCAATGGGATTTTGACTTGGGTACTCTCGATATTGCTTCAGATATTGAGTTTTTAAGAGgatttttttcttcctttaCCAGAATAGGATTCGGATATGTTGACTTAGAAAACATTCTTTTATATGAAAAAGAGACCTACGATGACATGACATCAGTTACCGTCAATTTAGAAAAGCTTTCTGTTATGTTACAAGAACCCAAACTCAACATGTATGCCTCCTTTGATTTGAACAACTTGTATTTTACTTTCATTGATTttgagaatgaaaaatattcgACAAGATTGGATTTGATAATACCAACATTGgaattttctcttttcattaaagaagaggatgGCACGACAAAAAAACTCTTCACTTTAGAAACCAAGGTAAAAATAACGAATTTTGTCCAAAGTCAAGACTTCGATGAGCACAGGAAAACCCAACGTGAATACATTAAATTACATGATGCACCTTACCATAGATGCTCATTTATTTTACCCCAAGAATACCAGGATGCAGAACAATATCAAGAGTTATTTGGAGCTATTGCCCCATCATCGTCGTTACCACCTTTACCTGTCCCTCTTATTCCCTCCACAACCGATTTTATAATAGAGGATCTTTTAGGTGAATTCCAAGACTTGCTCGAGACAAGCTCACCTTTCAGAATGCCTTTCAGTGACCAAGATTACGCCACAGATGTgtcagatgatgaaacagAAGAAGACATAGATCCATTAGAATTTAATACACCATCAGAAGCTATACAAAATGATAAATGTGAACGTGATAGTTTTATTATAGACGTTAGCTTCATATCCATTGAAATATGCCCTGATATATTAGATTCAATTGGTACTTTTCTAATGCTTTTTTCaacagaaaatattgtacAGATAATAGACGATATTGAAATTGCCACAGTGAATCGTCTCAGTAACCTTAGAGAGGGTGCATTTAAGTTGACTAACGTGAAAATTAACATTCtttatttggatttattCTGGGGCTCCAGAACTGATACTGGTGTTGGTATATATCTCGATAGAATTGATTTTGCAATGTGCGAAAAAACAGTTGAAGAGaataaagagaagaagTTGATAGAATTAACAGTTTTAAACAAGATTAGATCTGTGAGAGGAACTGTTAATCAAACAGCTGCCAACTCTAAAAACGAAGAAAGACCGCCTGCGTTATCTTTGGTGATAGAAGGATGGGAGATATGGTCATCGACTGTCGAGGATCAGGTGAACtcattaaatatattatcaACAGATATTACTGTCGATGAAGCACAACTTGAATGGCTGTTTGGGTATTTTGATAACCAAGGACTCCAAATTCAGGACATGATTAAAACATCAGATACAATAcaaaaaaggaaaattgaatcaagaaaagaattaatatCTAGTTTAACCGCTGCTAGCGAATACTACCAAATCAGTCACGATCCATATGTTATTACTAAACCTGCGTTTATAACAAGATTATCTAGGGGGCATGTCAGAGAAAATAGAAGTTGGAAGATTATCACAAGATTACGTCATATTTTAACATATCTTCCAGAAGATTGGCATTCTACAATTAATCGATCATTGACTCAAAGTAAAACTGCCGCTACTACTCAAGATGCTAAAGGTATATTTATCTCAGTCTTTTCTAATTGGAGAAACTGGGAGTTTTCTGATATCGCACGTTCTTACATCTACCgaaaattatttttgaatcaaCATTCtaatcaagaaattcatACAACAAAGAAGAGTATAACAATCAAAATTGCTTCATTCTTTGTGACAGTTTATAGTGCTGGTTATGAGGTCGAAcacaatttcattatcaccCGaacaaatcttcttctagAAACCAATTCGCCGACTTCTGACTCCTCACTCAGTCGAGAGACGATATTTAATATAACAGGTACTCTTGGTACTGCAAAAGGTAAACTTAGTGACAAGATAATCATGATCAAAAATCTGCTACCAAGTTTGAAGATTACAGATGGAGGAAAATCAAAGGAAACATTTGACTTCGTAAAATCGTTCAAATTGAACACTTTGATTTTATGTGAACGAGGAGAGCTACAAATTGATATCGGCAATACCCGCTTGGTGAGTCGAGTCTTTGGAGCTAGATTGAGTATGCTTTGGGAAAGTCCCAAAGATTTGACTAGCCAGGCCGTTTCTCTTGCTGTTTATACCCAGCGAGCAGAGATTCACCTAAAACATATTAATGCAACGTTAGCCGAAATTCAAATTCGAGATTTTTCCCTGATAGTCACTACCGAGTCATGGTCTTACAAACCAACCATTTTAGTCAATTCTCAGTGTTCCGATCTTCATCTGATGGCTATGACTGCGACTGATATATTAGTAGCTTCAATTAAAGAGATAATGGAGAATATCCATCGAATTGAGCAAGACCTTTTGGCTGGTACTAGAGCTGAGAAAATAACTAAGGTAGAATCTCACGGACCCAAACCAAAAGTGAACACCATCTTAACGTGTTTCTTCACCAATATAAGTTTTGAACTAATGCCAATATCGCCATTCTTTATCCGACATGAGGCTAAACAACTGGATATATACTTCAATAGGTTTGGAAGTAATGAAATACTTCTGAGTGTTTGGGATGCTGATATTTATCTCACCTCACATCTAACAAAGCAACAATATTTCAGATTCTCCTTTGGAGATCTGCAATTAAAAGGAAACATGGTAAATGATCCTTACCATATTAATTTATACCTCTCTGCCTCAATATTAAAGTTGACTGTTTCTGATGTACAGAAGCTAATACCTAGCTTTCTACAAGATGAAAAGATTCTAACTGAAAGTATAGAAGATTTTATTACACTGGATTTATTTGGCTTGAGTAAGAATCAAAAGTCAAAACCAGAAAAAGACAACAATAAGTTTAGTTGGTCGATAGATACTAATATCAATTATTTTGGTTTACTTGCTCCCATTGGCTCTGCATACtttctttttgaattgCGTATGCTTTTGGCTTCTTTAACAAAAATGGGAAGCGATATCCCAAACCAGAGCGATATTTCAGGTCAATTTTCTGTAGAGAATGTTCTCttttttattaaagaaaggGCACTTCCAGTTCGATTGTCCAAACTCttagatttttcaattaagGTTTCCGCCCtacagaagaagaaaaatactTCTAACACATaccaaattgaaagttcTCATTTCAGGGTGTGTTTATCACCAGAATCGTTGGTCCGATTGTTATGGGCAACTAATCAAGTATCCACAAGTATTCAATATTACAAGGATCACCATGTGGATAATAAATGGGATTTGAGatcaaaattaaataatattccaaagGCACCAGACTTACCCTTAAATGTTCCTTCTTTTCATATCCTTTCCTATAACTTTTGTGTAGGATGGCTTTTTTCAGTTGATTCAAAATCTGAACCAGGTCTAATTTTAGGATACAATAGGTTATTTTCTGCCTACGAAAAGAATCTTGGGAAATTAACATTAGTCGATGTCTTTTTCTCAATTGCTAATGGAAATTCATCTGACAACTTCTTTTCAGAAGGTAAGGAAAAGGATAAGTATAATAGAAGTTACCTTCCAAATATGCAGATTTCTTACTGGTTTAAAGATGCTGGAACAATGCGTGATCTTTTTGTTAGGTTTCACGGGGAAGCCTTAGATGTCACATTTTTGTCATCTTACCTTGATGTAATAGAGTCTGCTCTAACTTCTGTCCAAACTTTTCAAGagttgaagaaagatttaattCCGGGACTGCctaagaaacaaaaggtAAATGATGACAAAACTCTTGAACTCAACACTTTATCCCCATTTTTGGCAAATATCAGATCAATTAGTTGTCAATTCAAGTATGATGGTGGggttttcaaaatattttccttgGAGGATGCAGAAACTCAATCAGAGCCGTCATTCGAGGTCAACAGTCCCAATGTTGTTATTGACCTGAATTATAAGCATCTTGAAAATAGAACAAAGCAGCATTGGATTAGGTCTCTGATAAAGATAAATTCAACACACAATATTTTATATGCGAAATGCGCCCCACTACTTtctgatttctttgaaagaattcaaGGAATGGTGAAGAAGCATAGTTCGAGCGAAGAATCAACACTATCTAAACCTTCAAGTCAAAATCTTGATTATAAGCGTTTACTTGACTCTTTTGACATAGCATTAAAAATAACATCTGCCAAGCAACAATTAAGTTTAAGCTGTGAGCCCAAAGCGAAAGTTCAGGCTGATATAGGGTTTCAATCGTTTATTTTTACTGTTACTACAAATGACTTAGATGCTGCTGAACCATTGAGTTTTTCGCTCTCAGTTGAGAAAACTGAGGCTTCCATTAAGCACATCTTTTCAAGAGAAACAAGTACATCCATTGGGGTTGATTTTGTGGATGTAACTTTGATGTTTACTCATCCTGATGTAATTAACGTTCATGGGACGGCACTCATATCCAATatcaatttgttttttaATGTTAAACAACTACAGAATTTGTACTTATTCCTTGATATTTGGAGGTTGAGTGACCTTTTGAAGTCTAAGCCAGCGAATGATATAGTTAAGGCGAAAACAGActcttcattatcaattgCTCAATTGAGCGACCCAGAATCGATTATTCCATGGTGTTTTACTTTAATTTTTACAAATGTTAAAGGGGATGTTGATTTAGGGCCCTCTTTGGGTGTCATTTCAGTGCAACTAAAAAGAACCTGGTTTGCAACAGATCATTATAAAAATATGCGTAAAGTTCTTCATGCATTCACAGATGGGACCTCCTTATCATCCAAGGGAAGACTAAGTGGTATTTTTGAACTGAAAGGGGCAAGCTGGATTTCGGAAGTCAACTGGCCTACTGATACTACTATAAATGCACATCCATTGGTTTCAATAACAATGAATATTGACGAAATTTCCACAAAAGCTGCTTTCGATTATCATATGTTTTTGATTGGTGCCATTAATAACACTAGAGTTCATTTACATAGCGAAAAAGATGTTAATGGTGTCATGCCCGATCTATTGAAGGTAACCTTCCTTTGTGAGTCAATCACTCTCTGCTCAACAGCCTTAGTTGCTGCTAATATTCTCGATATTTACAATACAGCCATGCGTATGCGTCAGGATAACAAAATCTCATATATAGAGACATTGAGAGAATCAAACGAGGCGGAATCAAAGCCTCCAATCAATTATACGGATATATTGAgatctttgaatttattgcAGACAGATGTTTCTGTTGATATTTACACGCTAAATATCCAGATCTCACCGATTACCTTATTTGATGTTGAAGTTTTGGTCATAACAATTGAGAGTATATCTGCCCGTTCGGAAACGCATTCTGGGAAGAAACTGATGACTGAGTTAGAAATGCAGGTATATGATGCATCTGTTTCACTTTCAACctcaaaagaagaaatggacGAGGCAACAGTATCAAAAATTTCtgtgaagaattatttgcaGTATGCTTCCAAAATTGTTGGTGGAACCATCATAGAAATTCCGAAATTGTTAGTAAGTATGACTACGTTTCAAGAGGAAAAAAGTGATATTCTCGAATATCTATACACCTGTGTCTTCGATGATAAACTTTCAGTAAGATGGAATCTAGGTCctattaattttattaaagaaatgtGGACTACCCATATTAGGGCCATTGCGGTCCGTAGGTCACAGGTTGTTGGTGTTCTTGACGGTCAATCTGAGGAAGATGTCGAAAAACGTATAAAAGAGGAGGAAAACTTCTCGAGGTTTAAGTATGTTGCACTCGAACCTCCCCGTATTGATATGCCGCAAATAAGAGACTTAGGAGATGCCACGCCACCCATGGAATGGTTTGGTGTGAATCGTAAACGTTTTCCTGCCTTTACTCATCAAACGGCAGTGTTCCTTGTTCAGAAATTGGTCTACAGTGCTGAACGAGAATATGCAAACATTTTAGGTAGCTCTTGA
- the ALT1 gene encoding alanine transaminase ALT1 (ancestral locus Anc_8.263), translating to MMHSTPLLSSSKFASRQLRILTRTYSVNLTNNKFNNKMPHFMEPSTSPQYPYFETKRTISSAATKLKTKPKPTTKKNHNNFLPADQLTLAELNDNVLKAKYAVRGAIPMRAEELKIQLQEDPSSLPFDHIVNANIGNPQQLNQKPLSFYRQVLSLLQYPEILKQDESKLVASGLFKKDALERAKTLLHEIGGTVGAYSASQGVYGIRKTVANFITKRDNGEPAYPEDIFLTAGASAAVMYLLSILCKGPETGVLIPIPQYPLYTASLALNNSHALPYYLDEKSGWSTNPKEIEEVVLAAKDKKIRPSVLVVINPGNPTGAVLSEKSIEHIFEIAAKYGIVVIADEVYQENVFNEVKFHSMKKVLRNLQKKHPGVYDMVQLASLHSTSKGVSGECGQRGGYMELTGFTHEVRSVILKLASISLCPVVTGQALVDLMVSPPKKGDESFEQDQAERKHIKSELHTRAMQLYKNFNTLEGIECQKPQGAMYLFPRLDLPFKAVQKAQHLEMSPDEFYCKSLLEATGICTVPGSGFGQEPGTYHLRTTFLAPGTEWIEKWKIFHQDFYNTYRD from the coding sequence ATGATGCACTCAACTCCCTTACTCTCTTCTTCTAAGTTTGCCTCAAGACAACTAAGAATTTTGACTCGTACCTATTCAGTCAACTtaacaaacaacaaattcaacaacaaaatgCCACATTTTATGGAACCATCAACCTCTCCACAATATCCATATTTCGAAACGAAGAGAACGATATCTTCCGCCGCTACAAAACTGAAAACAAAACCTAAACCAACCACCAAGAAAaatcataataatttcttaccCGCTGACCAGTTAACTTTAGCTGAACTAAATGATAACGTCTTAAAGGCTAAATACGCCGTTAGAGGTGCCATCCCCATGAGAgctgaagaattgaaaattcaaCTCCAAGAAGATCCATCTTCTTTACCATTCGATCACATCGTGAATGCAAACATCGGGAACCCACAACAGCTTAATCAAAAACCTTTAAGCTTTTATAGACAAgttttatctttattacAATATCCTGAAATCTTAAAACAGGATGAATCAAAACTGGTCGCCTCCGGCCTCTTCAAAAAAGATGCTCTGGAACGTGCTAAGACTCTATTACACGAAATTGGTGGTACTGTCGGTGCTTATTCCGCTTCACAAGGTGTCTACGGTATCAGGAAAACTGTCGCCAATTTCATTACCAAAAGAGATAATGGTGAACCTGCATACCCAGAAGATATATTCTTAACCGCTGGTGCATCCGCCGCTGTAATGTATCTTTTATCCATCTTGTGTAAGGGACCAGAAACAGGTGTCTTGATCCCAATCCCACAATACCCATTATATACCGCTTCTTTAGCTTTGAATAATTCTCATGCCCTACCATACTATTTGGATGAGAAATCTGGCTGGTCCACAAATccaaaggaaattgaagaagtcGTATTGGCCGCTAAGGATAAGAAGATAAGACCATCCGTTTTAGTAGTCATCAATCCTGGTAACCCTACCGGTGCTGTCCTCTCTgaaaaatccattgaaCACATCTTTGAAATCGCCGCTAAATATGGTATTGTCGTCATTGCTGATGAAGTTTACCAAGAAAATGTCTTCAATGAAGtcaaatttcattccatGAAGAAGGTTTTAAGAAACTTACAAAAGAAACACCCTGGTGTTTACGACATGGTTCAATTGGCTTCATTACATTCCACTTCAAAGGGTGTCTCAGGTGAATGTGGTCAAAGAGGTGGGTACATGGAACTTACTGGGTTTACACATGAGGTGAGAAGCgtcattttgaaattggctTCGATATCCTTATGTCCTGTCGTCACAGGTCAAGCTTTGGTAGATTTAATGGTCTCCCCACCAAAGAAGGGTGATGAATCATTTGAACAAGATCAAGCTGAAAGAAAACATATTAAGAGCGAACTTCATACAAGAGCCATGCAACTTTATAAGAATTTCAACACTTTGGAAGGTATTGAATGTCAGAAACCACAGGGGGCCATGTATCTATTCCCAAGATTGGATCTACCCTTCAAAGCTGTCCAAAAGGCTCAACATTTGGAAATGTCTCCAGATGAATTCTATTGTAAGTCTTTGTTGGAAGCCACTGGTATCTGTACTGTTCCTGGGTCTGGGTTCGGTCAAGAACCTGGTACTTATCATTTAAGAACCACTTTCTTGGCTCCTGGTACTGAATGGATCGAAAAATGGAAGATCTTCCATCAAGATTTCTATAACACTTACCGTGATTGA